The bacterium region GGCCGTGCTGGTGGAAGGCACCCTGCCGGCGGGCACGCACCACCTGCCCTTCCAGGCCGGCCGCCTGGCCAGCGGCGTCTACCTGGTCACGCTGGAGGCGGCGGGGCGGGCGCAGACGAGGACGGTGACGCTGCTGAGGTAGGGCAGTGGTCGGTGGTCAGTGGTCAGATGATGGGTCAGACCACAATGCTGCTACGCCAACCACAGGTCAACAGGTCAGACGGTTGGTCAGACCGCAGAGCTGCCGCGCCATCATCAGGTCAGATGAGTGGTCTGACCGCTGTGTCGTCGCGCCAAGCTCAGGTCAGACGGTTGGTCTGACCGCAGGGCCTCGGGCCAGCTGATTGTGTGCGGGGCAGACCCTCTTCAGGAAGGTGGTGGATCACATGGGCTGAGCCGTCTCCACCGTGGCGGTCGGGCACATCCGCGTGCGCCACAGGCTTTCCGCCGCGAAGAGGAGGAGAGCGGCCCAGACCAGGGAGAAGCCCGCCAGCTGGCGCCCGCTGAAGGGCTCGTGGTAGATGAAGACGCCGATGAGGAACTGGATGGTGGGTGCCAGATACTGCAGCAGCCCGACAAGTGAGAGGGAGATGCGCCGCGCCCCGGCGGCGAAGAGCAGCAGGGGCAGCGCGGTGACGGGGCCGGTGGCCAGGACCAGCATCAGGGAGGCGGAATCCAGCCGCCCCAACACGCCGCTGCCGGCCACCTCCAGATGGATCAGCCAGATCAGCGCGAGGGGCGCCAGCAGGGCGGTCTCCAGCGCCATGCCCTGCACGGAGCCCAGGGGCGAGGTTTTCTTCACCAGGCTGTAGAGGCCAAAAGAGAAAGCGAGGACGAGGGCGATCCAGGGCGGCGACCCATGGCTGACGGTGAGCCAGGCCACTCCGACGGCG contains the following coding sequences:
- the rarD gene encoding EamA family transporter RarD, encoding MSEHQRGVLCAVGAYLSWGLMPLFWKTLHAVPAPQLLAHRIVWSCVFLAILLALRHQAGTLLAAARRPGVLRSFSLAAGLISVNWLTYVWAVNAGHIVDTSLGYFINPLLNVVLGVLVLKERLRAAQWWPMGLAAVGVAWLTVSHGSPPWIALVLAFSFGLYSLVKKTSPLGSVQGMALETALLAPLALIWLIHLEVAGSGVLGRLDSASLMLVLATGPVTALPLLLFAAGARRISLSLVGLLQYLAPTIQFLIGVFIYHEPFSGRQLAGFSLVWAALLLFAAESLWRTRMCPTATVETAQPM